The Antarcticibacterium flavum genome contains the following window.
TTCAACGGTAAATTAAAGATGCTTATAAATATCCTTGCCTGGGCAGGATATTTTGCCAGAGGCTTCATAATTGGAATTATAGGCTTCTTCTTTATAAAGGCCGGCATTCTGGAAAATCCAAATTACATTGTAAATACAGATAAAGCCTTTAATTTTATAGGAGAGAATATAGGGCACTTTTTCTTTATCCTGGTCGCCGTGGGAACTATATGTTATGGCGCATTTATGTTCTTTTTAGGCTATACATATAACATTGAAGATCGTGACAACCCCCTAATCTCCACATAAAAAAACTGCCCCCAAAAGAGGGAGCAGCTGTTATTTATCTAAAGAGGAACATTAGGTTTTGATTTCCTTTACCTCTTCCGGTTTATTCTTTAAATATTTATTGAGGAATTCAAGGGTTTTCTCATAGGCCTCGATCTGGTTTTCCTTTTTAACGAATCCATGGCCTTCATCCTCAAACAATACATATTCAACGGGAACACCATTCTTTCTTACACTTTCAACGATCTCGTCACTTTCTACCTGCAGCACCCTGGGATCCTGTGCTCCCTGTAACACCAGTAAAGGTTTAGTGACATTTTCTGTGTGAAAAAGTGGAGAAATTTGCTTAAGCCTTATACTATCCTGTGTATTGGGATCTCCCATTTCAAGGTAAAGGGCATCCTTAAATGATTCCCACCAGGGCGGGATGCTTTGAAGGGTTCTCATCCAGTTCGTAACTCCGAAAATATTAACACCCACGTCAAATTCTTCAGGCGTAAAAGTCAAAGCAGCCATGGTCATGAATCCGCCATAAGAACCGCCGATGATCCCGATTTTATCTGGATCAATTTCGGGTTGTTCGGCAAGCCAGTTCTTTCCTTCAACACAATCCTGTAGGTCCTTTTCCCCATGGTTTTGATCATCCATTTGAAAGAAGGTTTTGCCATAGCCACTACTGCCACGATTATTAACGGCCAGCACGGCATAGCCATGATTTACAAGATATTGTATAAAGGCACTAAAGTTTTGCCTTGATTGCCCGCCGGGACCGCCGTGTACCCATACCAGTGCCGGGACCTTGCTATCCTCTGTAGCATTATGAGGTTTATAATATATAGCCGGGATCTCCACCCCATCAAATGAATCATATCTTATGACCTCTGCCGTAACCAGGTCCTCCTTCTCTATCTCTTTATTAAGGACATTTGTAAGTTTAACAATATCCCCGGTCTCCATATTGTAGGGGTAAAGATTTGTAGGGGTATGAGAACCGCCGACATTAAGGATCGCCATTTTTTCATCTCTGGAAATACTTACCCCTGTTATGAAAGCATTTTCAAATTCAGGAAATTTAATTTCTTCTCCGGTTCTTGTATTGATAACTTCTACGCCATTGGCTGCATCCTCATTGATATATACAACCCTATAAGTGCCATTTTCACTTAATCCCATTCCCATGATATCCCAATCCCGTTCCAGGACTTTTTCTGAAGTGGCATTCTCTATATCATATCTCATAAGGTATGAGAATTCCCCATCAACATCTGTAGTATAATAAAAATACTCATTGTCCATAGAAAATTCCTGTGGGGAATTTCCGCTTTGGGTTGTATTGATTTGAGTATAAGATTCTTCTTCTGTGTCATACAGGAACAGGTTTGAATCATTTGTATTAATAGATTTCGCGAATGCGATATACCTTCCATTTGGAGATACTCCTCCAAAATCAAAAGCTTCATCATTCTCATATAAAAGCTTAGGTGCAAATGTTTCCACATCCATGACATAAACATCTGTATAACGGGAATCGCGCTCATTACTTCCGTAATAGAATGCTGTTCCATCCTTTTTCCAGCCATAAAATAAAGCCCGGGCATTTTCAGCAGGTGTTAACCGTTTTATGCTGTCACCCTCTTTCAAGAATATCTTATATACCTCATCGCCATTATCATCCATTCTAAAAAGTATTCTCTCGTCATTAGGAAAATAGGAAATAGCATAAACCGAAGAGGAATCACTGGTGGTAACAGGAGAAAATTCCCCACCCGCGGTTGGCACTGTATACATATTCAAAATTCCAGACCTGTTACTGGTAACCAGTAATTTGGAATTATCTGGAGAAAAACTGCCCCCGTAGACCGCCTCATTATCCATGAATTGCTCAATAGAATAAGTGGCTACTTCCCGTTTCTCTACTTCTTTTGGTTCCTCCTTGCAGGAAACCAGGAACAGAAGCATCGCACCTAAGAAAATTAATTTTTTCATATTTGTAGCTGTTGATTAATAGTATGCAAAGTGGTTAAAATTAAGCTTTTTTACAGTTCAAAAACATTTTTCTCAAAGAACTTCTTAGTCCTCATTAATTTTCTTATTAATCTTGCATTCCCTTTAACTTCAGCGATGTGTCATAGCTTGAGTTCCTGAGAAGAAATAACCCTCAATAAACGCTCTGAAGGCAGTTGTCTTTTCACGGAATGACCTTTTGCCGGCACCAGGAAAGAGCTGCTTATGATTATTAAAAAGTTAAAAGAATGGACAGGGGATCAACGATTTATTTTTTAATCCTTATTTTTAAATAACCGCTCCAAGGTTTAGCATAGTAATTATACAATGGACGCATATTCAATCCCTAAAAATACCCGCATTGGACATATCCACTTAAAGGTTTCCAACCTTGACCGAGCCCTTGAATTTTACCGGGACCTGCTGGGTTTTGAGGTCACCCAAAGTTATGGTGACCAGGCGGTTTTTTTATCGGCAGGAGGTTACCATCATCATATAGGCCTCAACACATGGAACAGCAAGGATTCTCCTCCTGCCCCTAAAACCGGCGTTGGATTGTTTCACACAGCTATTTTATATCAGGAAAGAAAAGAGCTTGCAGAAATTCTTGACCGTCTGCAGAAAGCAGATTATCCACTTACTGGAGCTGCAGACCATGGGGTTAGTGAAGCAATATATCTTGACGACCCAGATGGTAATGGTGTAGAGCTCTATTGGGATCGCCCAAGCCAGGAGTGGCCCAGGGATCCGGAAGGTAAGATCAAAATGTACACCCGCCCCCTTGACCTGAAAAGCCTACTTGCAGAATTATAAAGAGGGAATTAATAGAACTTCACATGAAAAGACTCATAAAAAAGCTTCTACCTTAAGGCAATGCTGCTGAAATATTTAGACAATTTAGACCGTAACAAAAACCAGGTGAAAAATTTTAATTTGCCTGCTTTTTTATTTCGCCGGCGCATTGATAGAATATTTAAATTTGAGTACCTTGATGTTATTCTATGGTAAAAAAATTGCCTCCAGCTTTAGCTTCCTGCGATGTACCGGCGATATGGCTCTCGCATAAAAAGGAGCTTTATAATTATATTTTTAAAAGGGTGAAGGACAGGGAACTTGCAGAAGACATCCTCCAGGAAGTTTTGCTGAAGGTCTATAATTTTTGCCTGTCAAAATCTGGAGTAAGGAACCTGCGTAGCTGGTTATTCCAAATAGCCCAAAATACGATTATGGACCATTACAGAAAATCTTCCAAATTTCAGGACCGTGATATTCCTGACGTTGCTGCTGAAGAAGAGAATATGGCTTTTAAGGAGGCAGTAAATTTTATAGAGCCTATGCTGGGATTTCTGCCTGAAGAATATGCAGTCCCTCTTAAAATGGCAGATATCGATGGCTTAAAACAGGCTGAAATTGCCTGTAAGTTAGGGCTCTCCCTCCCGGCAACAAAATCCAGGATCCAAAGGGCAAGACAGCTTCTTAAAGCGGAATTTATTACCTGCTGTAATTTTGAGACAGATGCACAGGGCAATCTTGTATCTTTTGATATCAAAGCCACCTGTGCTCCATTGATTTCCTATCGCAAAAAAAATTTTTAATTTTTTTGCATCTTTTTTAATGCTTCTACGTCCTGAAGGTGTAAAACATATAAAACCTTTAAGATGAAAAGATTTCACGTACACGTAAGAGTAAAAGACCTTAATGATAGTGTGGCATTTTACAATGCCTTATTTGATACACCGGCTACTATCCTAAAATCAGATTATGCTAAATGGATGCTGGAAGATCCTCATATTAATTTCGCAATCTCCTCTGGCCACAATCAAAATGGAATAGAGCATCTAGGCTTGCAAACCGAAACAGAGCAGGAACTGCTGGAAGTATATAGGAATTTGCAAAACGCCAAAGGAACAGTAAGAGAAGAAGGAGAATGCACCTGTTGCTATTCAAAGTCCCAAAAAAGCTGGATCACAGACCCACAGGGAGTAGATTGGGAAGCATTTTATACTCATGGTTCTGCAACAGTATATGGAGAAGGTGAAAATGCCAGGCCTGCCCCTGAGGTAATGGAGCAGTGGACCGGTAACGATGGCCGGGAGGTAGTAAGAACCGAGGTTGTTAGTGAGGATAACAATACCTGTACGAATGGCAGCTGTAACAATTAGGCCTATGGTGCCTGATGACTGGTATAGGGTGAGAGAGATCTATGAAGCCGGAATAGCCACAGGCATTGCCACCTTTGAAACCACCGCCCCGACCTGGGAAGATTGGGACAGGGCTCACCTGCAATTTTCCCGGCTGGTATCCCTGGAGCAGGAACGTATCACAGGGTGGGCAGCTTTAAGCCCGGTTTCCGGCAGGTGCGTCTATGGTGGGGTTGCAGAGGTAAGTGTCTATGTAGATTCCGGTTACCGCGGGAAGGGAAAAGGGAAATATCTCCTGAACCATTTAATTACAGAAAGTGAGAATAATGGTATTTGGACCCTGCAGGCAGGATTATTTCCTGAAAATACGGCCAGTTTAAAGATTCATTTACAAAGTGGTTTCAGGCTAATAGGCGATAGGGTGAGAATTGGGAAACTTCACAAAACGTGGAAGGACAACCTGATCCTGGAAAAACGAAGTAATAGAGTGGGAATTGATTAAATTTTTCAAAAAATAAAAGTTGTTGATTGTAACATTTTGATCAAACAATCTTCTATAATAAATAACCAGTAATACAAAACCAATGAAAAAAATTTTATTAATCTGTATTTTTACTTTCCTTGCCTTCCAATTAAAGGCAGAAGAAAGATATATCACCACCTCAGACGGGGTCCAGCTCTATGTAAAAATTGAAGGAACCGGGGAGCCTTGTCTTTATCTTCATGGCGGTCCCGGCTCGGGTAGCTACTGGGTAGAAAAATTCTATGGCAAACAGTTGGAGAGTGAATTTACAATGATCTATCTGGATCAACGCGGGGTGGGAAGATCTTCCAGTCCCGGGAATAAAGATTTCTCACCAGAAAGAATGGCATTAGATTTTGAGGAAGTAAGACAGGCGCTGGGTTACGATTCCTGGATTACCCTGGGTCATTCCTTTGGGGGAATCCTCCAAATGCAGTATGTAGAAAATTATCCAAATTCCACAAAAGGTCTCATTATGGTAAATTGTACTCTTGATATAAACGAGAGTTTCTGTGAGAGCTGGAGCCCAAAAGCAGCAGAGTTCCTGGAAATAAATAATCTTCCCGGGTGTGCAAATGATACTTTGCCTTTGATGAATCGAATGCAATCACATATTTATGAATTAAAACAGAAAGATATATTCTGGAAAATGGGTTTTGCCACAAAAGAAGCAGAAGCACTTCTGGATGCCACCTATTCTGAGATTCCAGACTGGAATTTTGATTTTGGAAATGCCGCATTTTCATATGATGGCTATTGGAAAGACTTTAAACCGGCTACTGCCAATGTTACTATTCCTGTACTATTCTACTATGGTACAAAGGACTGGATGGTTGGACCTAATCATTATAAAGGAATGAAATTCCCAAACATGCTCCTCTGGAAAAATGATGGCGGTCACATCCCGTTCATGGAAAATCAAGAGGACCTGCAGAGTGCCATTACGGCTTATAAAGCAGAATATAATTTCTAGAAAATTTTTATCTATAGTAAAAAAGGAAGTTTCTGGCGAAGCTTCCTTTTTTATTTTTACATCCAGTTAAAATTAATTAATTGATTATCAGTTATTTATTCGTACATTAATCTGCCTTTTTCTACACATTCATTCTTCCTCCTGCTACTTCCCTATTATGGCTTAATCAAAGTTTAATTAAACTGTAGTATTATGAAAAAAGCAATTTATTTATTACTGCTATTACCATTTTTAGCAGTATCACAGGTTAGTGGCGATTATGGAGTTCTCGTTAATGAGATCATTTCTCCCAATCCAATGCACTTGCAGGAGTTTGAAGAGAGCCTTGCAGCTCACAATAAAAAATTCCATAACCAGGAAATGTTTGGTGCACGTACTTACGAGATATATAATGGAAAGAATACAGGAAAATATGTAGTCATCATGGGCCCAATGTCCTGGGCCGCTGCAGATGGGATGCCGGAACAATCAAAAGACCATGACACAGACTGGTATTCAAATGTCATAGCAAAATCAAACCCGGGAAGCGAAAGAACCTTCTGGAGAGCTCATGCAGATAAGGGCAATATTCCAAAGGACTTTAACATCAATAAGCTTCTTATAGACACCTATACTATAAATCGTGGAAAGGGAGAAAAAGCAATGGAACAAGTAAAGAATGTTCAAAAGGTGATGATGGAAAAATTCCCGGAATTAACATATATGGTGTATACGAACGAGTTAACTAATTCTTCTGAAGGAAATGACCTCGCTGTAGTTTACTTTTTTGATAAATGGAGCTGGATGGGAGAGGATCCTAAATTTAAAGAAGCTTACAATGAAGTTCACGGTAATGGTAGTTACGACAAATTTACTGCAGACTGGGAAGAAGCTGCAGGCGGAAAAGTTTCTGAAATATGGATTTTCAGGCCAGATTTAAGTGGGGTAAGTGGTGAGATAAAAGTGGCTTCTGGAAATTGAGGAATTTGAGAAAATCTCATATTTGAAATCTTTTGACCTCGATTCCTGTCGTACAACCTAATTAATATGCCGTAGCGGTTCCAGGTAATCCAACTCCTGTTCCCTGCGGCCTTAATTATGACTACTTTTTTGTGTAGTCCTTCATCTCACCTCGACATTTAATATCTCGGTTTTAATGTTAGAGAGCATATCCAACTGGCCCTGTTCATATAGCTCGTCAAGCTCTTCAAGCCTGGTTTCGAGATCTTCAATGGTATAATTCTTATAATCTACAAATCTTAAGCCCCCTATTACTCTGGGATTGTATGCAGCTCTAAATCTTATCCCACCATCATTAACCTGAAATTTATACGCCAGGTAATCTATGGTATAATTTTTCTTGTGTATCCAGTACATAAATTCATCGTGATGGTCTGCCCCACCACCTTCCTGCTGGAAAGTTATTTTTAGCTGGTAGTAAGGTTCTCCTTTAATTACGGCTTCCCCCGCCATTTCCTTATTTACAGCCCTGTCGTTAAGTCCATAAGGCAAATGCGCAAAATAATGAACAGAATTAACACTGCTGGAGTAACGTACCACCATAGAATCAGGAACGGTAAGCAGGCTGTCATTTAAAAATCGTTGATACCCTGTGTTGCTCAGGATATCCCTATAATGTCCTATGGAATCCTTTCTATTTCTTTCCAGGTGAAACTCCCCGCCGTTCCTTATACTTTTATAAGTATGATCTCTAAACCTGAATTCTACAGTTGCCCTTTTAAAACGTTCTCCCCCTGCTCTTTCAATAGTCCTGTCAATAACATCCTGAGCAGTGATCTCCTCCTCCTGGCGTTGGCAGGAACTAATAAGAATAATGGAAAGTAGTAGGAAAAGGTATTTCATAGTTAAATATCGTGAGGCCAAATGTAACAAAATAGTGTTAAATACCGCTTCATATTGCGCTCCAACTTTTGCTGAATTCAAGCTGTACTTTATTAAAAACCTTATAAGCAGGAGAAATATCCACGATAATGAACCAGCTTGCGTCAATAGGGATATTACTTTACCTTTGGGCAAAGGACTTTATATTTAGTACTAAAAAAGTATTCTATAAATTCGTGGGGTATCTTTTATACCGTATTATTAAGAGATAAGAAAGCCATTTACCCAGGATTCTGGAATAAGTCAAAGTTCTATACATCAATTAAAAAATTAAAAAGAATCCTAATGAAGATTTATACTAAAACCGGTGATAAAGGAACTACTTCCCTATTTGGTGGCACCCGTGTGCCAAAACACCATATAAGGATAGAAAGTTATGGTACCGTAGATGAACTTAATGCTCATATAGGGCTTGTGAAGGACCAGGATTGCGGCGAAGACACCCGCAAAGTCCTTAACCGGGTGCAGGACCGTTTGTTTACCATTGGCTCCACTCTGGCAACTGAACCTGAAAAAGCACAGTTGAAAAGTGGTAAAAAACGCCTCACCATACCCGGGATCACCAATGATGATATTAAGCTCCTTGAAGATGAAATGGACAGGATGAATGAGGAATTGCCTGAAATGACACATTTTGTTCTTCCAGGTGGCCACCAGGCAGTGTCATTCTGTCACATAGCACGCTGTGTATGCAGGCGGGCAGAGCGTATGGCTACAGCTTTGCACGAATTGAACCCATTTGATGTCCTGGTTTTGCAGTACCTCAACCGGCTCTCTGACTACCTTTTTGTGCTGGCACGAAAGTTGTCCAAAGATTTAAATGCAGAGGAGGTCCAGTGGATCCCTGAAAAAGGTAAATAACTCCCTGTGGATTTCCTTTTTCACAGGTAATTGCCCCCAACATTACCAATGCAAAGTATGTTCTTTATATTAATGATGAAATAATAGATTTTTTACTTGCCTATTACAGCAAAAAAATTATTTTTGCAAAAAACAAAACCCGATAATCAATGTATTGGACTTTAGAACTAGCATCCTACCTAAGTGATGCACCCTGGCCGGCAACAAAAGATGAGTTGATCGATTATGCCATTCGAACAGGCGCTCCGCTGGAAGTAGTGGAAAACCTTCAGTCTATTGAAGATGAAGGGGACTCATATGACTCTATCGAAGAAATTTGGCCTGATTATCCTACAGATGAGGATTACCTCTGGAATGAGGATGAATATTAAAAAACATGACGCAGGATAAAGTAAAAAGGTCTCAAATTTGAGGCTTTTTTTTTGCGTACATTTGAACCGTATAAAACAACAAAAAACTATGAGTTTTTTAGATTCTGTATTAAAAGTATTTGTTGGCGATAAATCCAAGAAGGACGTCAAGGAAATACAGCCCATTGTGGAAAAAATAAAAGCCCTCGAAAAGGAGTTCGAGGCACTTTCCCTGGATGAACTTCGCGAAAAGACCACCACCTTTAAAAAGAAGATCTCTGATGCTACTGCTGATGTAAGAAAGCAAATAGAAGATCTCAATAAAGAAGCAGACGCATCTGATGATATCACCAGAAATGAAGACATATATGCTGAAATTGACGGATTAAAAGATACTATGTATGGGATTACACAGGATGTTCTAAATGATATCCTGCCAGAAGCATTTGCGACCGTAAAGGAGACCGCTAAAAGGTTTGTGGCCAATCCTCAGCTTAAAGTGACTGCAAGTGCATTTGACCGTGAAATCTCTGCAGAAAAATCTTATGTGGAACTTGATGGCGACCAGGCCATTTGGCATAACTCCTGGGACGCTGCCGGGAAACCCGTAACCTGGGATATGGTGCACTATGACGTGCAGCTTATTGGTGGGGTTGCAATGCATCAGGGAAAGATCGCCGAGATGCAAACAGGGGAAGGAAAAACTCTTGTAGCTACTCTTCCTATGTACCTCAACGCCCTTGCAGGAAATGGAGTACACCTTATTACCGTTAACGACTACCTCGCAAAACGTGACAGCGCCTGGATGGCTCCTATATTTGAATTCCACGGCCTAACTGTGGATTGTATAGATTACCACAGGCCTAATTCTGCCGCAAGAAGAAAAGCTTACAATGCTGATATTACGTACGGGACAAATAATGAGTTTGGTTTTGACTACCTGCGTGACAACATGTCCCATGCGCCAGATGATCTTGTACAACGCCCGCACAACTATGCGATCGTAGATGAGGTGGATTCGGTTTTAATTGATGATGCCCGTACCCCACTTATTATTTCAGGACCTATTCCTAAAGGGGATATCCACGAATTTGAAGTGCTAAAGCCTACCATTTCAAACCTGGTAGAAGTACAAAGACAGCATCTTACAAAGATCCTGGCTGAGGCTAAAAAGCTTATTGCTGCAGGGAATACAGAAGAAGGCGGCTTACAACTCTTAAGGGTTTACCGCGGACTTCCAAAGAACAAGGCGCTCATTAAATTTTTGAGTGAAGAAGGAATTCGACAACTGCTCCAAAAGACCGAAAACAAATATATGGCCGATAATAACCGTGAGATGCCTACGGTAGATGAGGAGCTGTATTTTGTTATTGAAGAAAAGAATAACCAAATAGATCTTACAGATAAAGGGATCGAATTTCTTTCAGGTAAGGATGATCCAGATTTCTTCGTGATGCCGGAGATTGGAATGGAGATAGCCAAGATCGAAAAAGAAGGTTTAACCAAAGAGGAAGAAGCCGAGAAAAAAGAAGAACTCTTCCGCGATTATAGTGTAAAGAGCGAACGTATTCATACCATGCGGCAGCTTCTTAAAGCCTATACCCTGTTCGAGAAAGACACAGAGTATGTGGTGATGGAGAACAAGGTTAAGATCGTTGATGAGCAAACCGGTCGTATTATGGAAGGTCGTCGATATAGTGATGGTCTTCACCAGGCAATAGAAGCCAAGGAAAATGTCAAGATTGAGGATGCCACTCAAACTTTCGCGACCATTACCCTGCAGAACTACTTCAGGATGTACCGCAAGTTATCTGGTATGACAGGTACCGCGGTTACAGAGGCCGGTGAATTCTGGGAGATCTATAAAATGGATGTGGTAGAAATTCCTACCAACCGGCCTATTGCCCGTAATGATAAGGAGGATTTAGTATATAAAACCAAACGTGAAAAATTCAATGCGGTAATCGAGCAGGTTACCGAACTTTCACGGGCAGGAAGACCGGTACTTATTGGTACCACTTCCGTAGAGATTTCAGAACTTTTGAGCCGTATGCTTACCCTACGTAAGGTGCCGCATAACGTATTGAACGCAAAACTCCATAAGAAGGAGGCAGATATTGTTGCTGAAGCCGGTAATGCCGGGGTAGTAACAATTGCTACCAACATGGCAGGTCGTGGTACAGATATTAAATTGAGTAAGGAAGTAAAAGAAGCAGGCGGTCTTGCTATCATTGGTACAGAGCGTCATGACTCCAGGCGTGTGGACAGGCAGTTGCGAGGACGTGCAGGACGACAGGGAGATCCGGGAAGTTCACAGTTCTATGTTTCTTTGGAAGATAACCTAATGCGTTTATTTGGATCTGAAAGAATTGCCAAGTTAATGGACCGTATGGGTCTTGAAGAAGGCGAAGTGATCCAGCATTCAATGATCTCTAAATCCATCGAACGCGCTCAGAAAAAAGTGGAGGAGAACAACTTTGGGGTTCGTAAGCGGTTACTTGAATATGATGATGTAATGAACGCCCAGCGAGAAGTGATCTACAAACGTCGTTACCACGCATTGTTCGGGGAACGTCTTAAGGTAGATATCGCCAATATGATCTTTGATACTGCTGAAAGTATTACTGAAACCAACAAAATGGCTCAGGATTTTAAGAATTTTGAGTTTGAGCTTATAAGATATTTCTCAATGAGCTCCCCGGTTACTGAAGATGAATTTGCAAAAATGGACGTGCAGAAGATCGCCGGTGAGGTATATAAATCGGCCTTTGAGCATTACCATGCCAAAATGGAGCGTACAGCGAAAACCGCTTACCCTATTATAAAACAGGTTTTTGAAGACGAATCCAATAATTTTGAACGTATAGCTGTTCCATTTACAGATGGTACCAAGAGCCTGCAGGTTGTAACAAACCTTGAAAAAGCTTACGAGACCGAAGGAAAGCAGCTCACAAAAGATTTCGAAAAGAATATCACCCTTGCAATAATCGATGAATCCTGGAAAACGCACCTGCGTAAAATGGATGAATTGAAGCAGAGTGTGCAGCTGGCAGTTCACGAACAAAAGGATCCACTATTAATTTACAAATTTGAAGCTTTTGAACTCTTCAAGGTAATGATCGACCTGGTGAACAAAGATGTTATCTCTTTCCTGTTCAAAGGAGAGATCCCGGAAGGAA
Protein-coding sequences here:
- a CDS encoding S9 family peptidase: MKKLIFLGAMLLFLVSCKEEPKEVEKREVATYSIEQFMDNEAVYGGSFSPDNSKLLVTSNRSGILNMYTVPTAGGEFSPVTTSDSSSVYAISYFPNDERILFRMDDNGDEVYKIFLKEGDSIKRLTPAENARALFYGWKKDGTAFYYGSNERDSRYTDVYVMDVETFAPKLLYENDEAFDFGGVSPNGRYIAFAKSINTNDSNLFLYDTEEESYTQINTTQSGNSPQEFSMDNEYFYYTTDVDGEFSYLMRYDIENATSEKVLERDWDIMGMGLSENGTYRVVYINEDAANGVEVINTRTGEEIKFPEFENAFITGVSISRDEKMAILNVGGSHTPTNLYPYNMETGDIVKLTNVLNKEIEKEDLVTAEVIRYDSFDGVEIPAIYYKPHNATEDSKVPALVWVHGGPGGQSRQNFSAFIQYLVNHGYAVLAVNNRGSSGYGKTFFQMDDQNHGEKDLQDCVEGKNWLAEQPEIDPDKIGIIGGSYGGFMTMAALTFTPEEFDVGVNIFGVTNWMRTLQSIPPWWESFKDALYLEMGDPNTQDSIRLKQISPLFHTENVTKPLLVLQGAQDPRVLQVESDEIVESVRKNGVPVEYVLFEDEGHGFVKKENQIEAYEKTLEFLNKYLKNKPEEVKEIKT
- a CDS encoding VOC family protein, with the translated sequence MDAYSIPKNTRIGHIHLKVSNLDRALEFYRDLLGFEVTQSYGDQAVFLSAGGYHHHIGLNTWNSKDSPPAPKTGVGLFHTAILYQERKELAEILDRLQKADYPLTGAADHGVSEAIYLDDPDGNGVELYWDRPSQEWPRDPEGKIKMYTRPLDLKSLLAEL
- the sigZ gene encoding RNA polymerase sigma factor SigZ is translated as MPPALASCDVPAIWLSHKKELYNYIFKRVKDRELAEDILQEVLLKVYNFCLSKSGVRNLRSWLFQIAQNTIMDHYRKSSKFQDRDIPDVAAEEENMAFKEAVNFIEPMLGFLPEEYAVPLKMADIDGLKQAEIACKLGLSLPATKSRIQRARQLLKAEFITCCNFETDAQGNLVSFDIKATCAPLISYRKKNF
- a CDS encoding VOC family protein; translation: MKRFHVHVRVKDLNDSVAFYNALFDTPATILKSDYAKWMLEDPHINFAISSGHNQNGIEHLGLQTETEQELLEVYRNLQNAKGTVREEGECTCCYSKSQKSWITDPQGVDWEAFYTHGSATVYGEGENARPAPEVMEQWTGNDGREVVRTEVVSEDNNTCTNGSCNN
- a CDS encoding GNAT family N-acetyltransferase, whose translation is MAAVTIRPMVPDDWYRVREIYEAGIATGIATFETTAPTWEDWDRAHLQFSRLVSLEQERITGWAALSPVSGRCVYGGVAEVSVYVDSGYRGKGKGKYLLNHLITESENNGIWTLQAGLFPENTASLKIHLQSGFRLIGDRVRIGKLHKTWKDNLILEKRSNRVGID
- a CDS encoding alpha/beta fold hydrolase, whose amino-acid sequence is MKKILLICIFTFLAFQLKAEERYITTSDGVQLYVKIEGTGEPCLYLHGGPGSGSYWVEKFYGKQLESEFTMIYLDQRGVGRSSSPGNKDFSPERMALDFEEVRQALGYDSWITLGHSFGGILQMQYVENYPNSTKGLIMVNCTLDINESFCESWSPKAAEFLEINNLPGCANDTLPLMNRMQSHIYELKQKDIFWKMGFATKEAEALLDATYSEIPDWNFDFGNAAFSYDGYWKDFKPATANVTIPVLFYYGTKDWMVGPNHYKGMKFPNMLLWKNDGGHIPFMENQEDLQSAITAYKAEYNF
- a CDS encoding DUF6503 family protein, translated to MKYLFLLLSIILISSCQRQEEEITAQDVIDRTIERAGGERFKRATVEFRFRDHTYKSIRNGGEFHLERNRKDSIGHYRDILSNTGYQRFLNDSLLTVPDSMVVRYSSSVNSVHYFAHLPYGLNDRAVNKEMAGEAVIKGEPYYQLKITFQQEGGGADHHDEFMYWIHKKNYTIDYLAYKFQVNDGGIRFRAAYNPRVIGGLRFVDYKNYTIEDLETRLEELDELYEQGQLDMLSNIKTEILNVEVR
- a CDS encoding cob(I)yrinic acid a,c-diamide adenosyltransferase, whose protein sequence is MKIYTKTGDKGTTSLFGGTRVPKHHIRIESYGTVDELNAHIGLVKDQDCGEDTRKVLNRVQDRLFTIGSTLATEPEKAQLKSGKKRLTIPGITNDDIKLLEDEMDRMNEELPEMTHFVLPGGHQAVSFCHIARCVCRRAERMATALHELNPFDVLVLQYLNRLSDYLFVLARKLSKDLNAEEVQWIPEKGK
- a CDS encoding DUF2795 domain-containing protein, which gives rise to MYWTLELASYLSDAPWPATKDELIDYAIRTGAPLEVVENLQSIEDEGDSYDSIEEIWPDYPTDEDYLWNEDEY
- the secA gene encoding preprotein translocase subunit SecA, producing the protein MSFLDSVLKVFVGDKSKKDVKEIQPIVEKIKALEKEFEALSLDELREKTTTFKKKISDATADVRKQIEDLNKEADASDDITRNEDIYAEIDGLKDTMYGITQDVLNDILPEAFATVKETAKRFVANPQLKVTASAFDREISAEKSYVELDGDQAIWHNSWDAAGKPVTWDMVHYDVQLIGGVAMHQGKIAEMQTGEGKTLVATLPMYLNALAGNGVHLITVNDYLAKRDSAWMAPIFEFHGLTVDCIDYHRPNSAARRKAYNADITYGTNNEFGFDYLRDNMSHAPDDLVQRPHNYAIVDEVDSVLIDDARTPLIISGPIPKGDIHEFEVLKPTISNLVEVQRQHLTKILAEAKKLIAAGNTEEGGLQLLRVYRGLPKNKALIKFLSEEGIRQLLQKTENKYMADNNREMPTVDEELYFVIEEKNNQIDLTDKGIEFLSGKDDPDFFVMPEIGMEIAKIEKEGLTKEEEAEKKEELFRDYSVKSERIHTMRQLLKAYTLFEKDTEYVVMENKVKIVDEQTGRIMEGRRYSDGLHQAIEAKENVKIEDATQTFATITLQNYFRMYRKLSGMTGTAVTEAGEFWEIYKMDVVEIPTNRPIARNDKEDLVYKTKREKFNAVIEQVTELSRAGRPVLIGTTSVEISELLSRMLTLRKVPHNVLNAKLHKKEADIVAEAGNAGVVTIATNMAGRGTDIKLSKEVKEAGGLAIIGTERHDSRRVDRQLRGRAGRQGDPGSSQFYVSLEDNLMRLFGSERIAKLMDRMGLEEGEVIQHSMISKSIERAQKKVEENNFGVRKRLLEYDDVMNAQREVIYKRRYHALFGERLKVDIANMIFDTAESITETNKMAQDFKNFEFELIRYFSMSSPVTEDEFAKMDVQKIAGEVYKSAFEHYHAKMERTAKTAYPIIKQVFEDESNNFERIAVPFTDGTKSLQVVTNLEKAYETEGKQLTKDFEKNITLAIIDESWKTHLRKMDELKQSVQLAVHEQKDPLLIYKFEAFELFKVMIDLVNKDVISFLFKGEIPEGNVQNISEARQTRRKEKVETSKEEIPNMDERAAQSRAAGQRTQQRPQVTETIVREHAKIGRNDKVTIKNVMTGENKSMKYKQAIPLIEKGDWVLTGSQP